The region TGGTATGACCGTGCAAAGACTTTTTGAACAGCTTGAAACAATACAGCAATTAAAAATTCCCCGGGTATTGATGGGATACATTAATCCGGTGTTGCAATTTGGGATGGAGCATTTCCTCGAAAAGTGTGCTGAAACGGGTGTTGATGGTGTGATTTTGCCTGACTTACCCCTTGAGGAATATCAAATGCACTATGAGGGACTATTCAAAAAATATGGCATACACAATATTCTGTTAATCAGTCCGGAAACACCGGATGAAAGGATTCAGGAAATTGCCCGGTTAAGTACATTATTTATTTACCTGGTATCTTCCAACGCCATCACAGGTAGTAGGCTTGATACCGGAGCAGTGGTATCTTACTTTGAGCGGGTGAAGTCGCTTGTGGGCGATCAGCCAGTAATGGCCGGCTTTGGTATCCGCGACCGGGCTACATTCGCTGATGTTTGCCAGTATACCAATGGCGCGATCATTGGTAGTGCTTTTATCAAAGCTCTTGAAGTAAGTTCAACATTTGAAGAAGCAATTGATGAATTTGTGGAAAGCATTAATAGTTTGGAAATGTATAAATAATAGTAATCTTAATTTCTGGTTATTGGAAGAAATTTTCATGCATATCTTTCAAAAATAAGGCTACATACGAAAGTCAATATTAAAGATTCATAAATGTTAATTTTTGTTAATATTACGAGTTATCTAGAATTATTATAAACAAATTAATTTTCAATTAGTTGCATGCATAGTTAAATACTAAAAAAGTTATGTTTATGTTACTAAGGAAACTTACTTTGCTTATTGCTATACTTGCGATTCAGGTCAGTCTTGTGTCGCAGGAATGGAATGAAATTAAGAAAATTGAAAACGAGATTATCCAAAATCAGGGTGCTAAGGACAGAATGGTAAATAAAGCTATAGAGGTCAGTAGATAAATTCATATAATATATTATCTTTGATACCAATAAAATCAATGATTTAATGGAATTATTCAAAGGACAAAACCTCATAGAGTTTGCTACACGCTTTAATTCGGATGAAAAGTGTATTGAATATTTAGCTCATATTAAATGGCAAGATGGATTTAGATGTGTTAAATGTGGTCATACCGGAAGTCAAGTAAGAAAGAATCATTCAAGAACGTGTAATAAGTGTAGTCATACTGAATCAGCAACAGCAAATACACTATTCCACAAAGTTAAATTTGGTGTTCAAAAGGCTTTTTTTATTTGCTTTGAAATGGCAACTACAACCAAAAGTTTATCTGCAAGTTATGTTGGAGAACGCTTTGGGGTTACTGAGAAAACAGCTCGACTGTTTATGCATAAAGTACGGGAAGCGATGAAGTCAAGCGGTAATAACCCAATGAGTGGAAATGTACATATTGATGAGTTTGTAATTGGTGGAAAGGAAGAGGGAAAAGTTGGACGTAGTTACCATATTAAGAAAAAGAAGGTTATATGTGCTGTAGAGCTTACTGATGATGGTAAGGTTAAACGCATGTACTCGATGAAAATAGACAACTACTCATCGAAAGAGCTAGAAAAAATGTTCGATGCGCATATTTCTCAACAGGCAAAGGTAACAACAGATCAATGGAAGGGCTACCGTCCACTCATGTCAAGCTATGATATAAGACAAATCGAGAGTGACAGAGGTTCCAACTTCAAGGCTTTGCACACAATGATTCATCAAGTTAAATCTTGGATAAGAACCACTTACTCATGGGTTAGCACTCACAATATCAACAGGTATCTTGACGAGTTTTGCTACCGACTTAATCGTTCTCAAATGAAAAAGAATATTTTCAATAATTTGGTACGCAGGATGGTTATTGCTGATAAAGTAAAGCAAGCAGATTTAATATGCAGTTAAATACTGACCTCTATAAAGCTATTTCATCCTCTGGTATGAGACTGGATTCGGTAATTGAACAATCGTATTATGATGTTACCGGTCAATTTGTGAATGATGAGAAACATGTGTTAAGCTTTGATGATGACAATAAGCTGACCTTGTGGTTGCAATATGCTGTAGATGAGGTAACCGGAAATTGGGTTAATGATGCAAAAGAAGAGTTCAATTACGATGAACAGGGGAACGAAATCTTGAACATTGAATATGAATGGGATTCTGAAGCTTCTGACTGGATGCCTATAAAAAAGATCGAAAAAGTTTTTAATGTATATGGTAATGCAACACAGTTCGTTCGTTTCAACTGGGATACCATAAATAACGCATGGTTACCTGACCTAAAGAGTAATACAACCTATGATTCTGCACAAAATGCAATTGAATATAATTATAAACGCTGGAATGCATCCACAGACTCATGGGATAATTATTTTATCAGGTATTATGGCTATGATTCAGATAACAATACTACCTTTTCTTATGTGATGTACTGGAGTGATTATTCCAGTACCTATAAGAAACAATATAGATATGAACTTAGCTATGATGATAGTCTTGTGTTGCAAAGTATTCGTTATGATGGCGATACCATTAATGATGTATGGATTGAAGATTCTAAGACAGAATATTCGTACAATTCTTTTGGCAATCAAACACAGTACATTTATTATCAAATGGAATCATCATGGCAGCCTCAATCTAAAACAGCGTTTGCTTATGATAATTCACAAAATGAAACATCCGAAACTGTATTTGCCTGGGATGAGAATAATAGCGAATGGTATCCTAATTATCGATATGAACGCGATTTTGATGCATCAAATAATATGATAGAAATGATTTATGCCAGGTGGGGCCCAAACACAGATAGTTGGGACAATAGCCAAAAATGGGGGCGTGAATATGATAATAGCGTGAGCTATAATAACCTAATAATACCATTATCTTTTTATTACTCAGGTATCAATGCTTATAATTCTGTTGAAGAAGTTTTTAAACACCAATTGGTATCCAGAAGTGAATATGATTGGAACAGTACTAATGATGTATGGGACGAAACTATATTGGAACATTTCTATTATACGGAACAGTCTGTAAATATTGCCAATACTGCTAATAAAGCGTTCAGCGTTTATCCAAACCCGGTTTCAGGTAACCTTTATATTGAATCTGATACAGATATATCTGAGATTAGAGTTATAGATGCTACCGGTAGATATGTAAGGTCAGAATCTGCCCCGGGTAAGAAAGAGAGGATAAACCTTAGCGATTTAGAGGAGGGTATGTATTTCGTCAGGTTGCTACTGAGCAATGGCGAATATGAAACCAAAAGAATTATAAAAGAATAAAGCAATCAGAAGGCTAAGCAGTTGAATTTTACTATCAAAATTCAACTGCTGAGCCTTTTAGTCCAACTGGTTGTTAGTTTTTCTATTTAGAATGATCTAGCGGACCTTATCGTATTTCATGTATTATCTTGCATTTATATTCAATGCGTTTAATTTAAAACGGGTACATCGCTTTTTGCATTTATCAAAAGTAAGGCTAATGGGAGTTCTTATGTTATGAATGCACAAATGTTAAACTTCGTTAATATTAAGGTCTATCTAAAATTATTATAAACAATTTAATTTCCAATTAGTTACATAGTTAATAACATCAAAAATGATACGATTATGTTACTAAAAAAAATTACTTTACTTATTGCTATAGCTGGAACAGCATTCAACCTGTTATCACAGGAATCAATAACGAATTCCAAATTTGACCAGGAGATTATACAAAGTCAAAATTCTGATGAATTGCCCAAAATGAAAGCCAGAGCATCATCTGCTATGAGATTGGACTCTAGTATTGAGCAGTCATATTACGATGTCACTGGACAATTTGTAAATGAAGAAAAGAATGTATTTGGTTATGATGATGATAACAACTTAACCCTTTGGCTTCATTATACAGTAGATGAAGTAACAGGCGATTGGATCAATGATATGAAATCGGAATACTTCACCGATGAACAGGGAAATGAAATAAAGTACATCCGATATGAATGGGATTCTGAAGCTTCTATGTGGGAGCCAAAAAACAAGACCGAATTTGAATATAATGTGTATGGGAGTGAAACACAGCGTGTTATGTTTGAGTGGGATACCGCGAATAACTCATGGCTTCCTGAGATGCGAAGAATTACAACTTATGATACCTCGCAAAATATAATTGAAGAGAATCATAATACCTGGAATGCATCCACGGACTCTTGGGACAATGATTTTGTAGAGTTTTATGATTATGACTCAGCTAATAATCGTATACTCAAGTATATCCACTGGTGGAGTAGCTACTCTAATGTTTATCAGAAGGGTTACAAATTTGAATCTACATATGATAATGGTCTCGAGACGCAGAGAATTGAATATACTGGGGATACGATCAATGATGTGTGGATTGAGGCTGGTAAATTCGAATATTCGTACAATTCATTTGGCAACATTACTCAAAGATTATACTATGAAATGATGTCATCATGGGAGCCCTTATCAAAAAAAGAATTTTCTTATGATGATTCACAAAATCTGATTTTTGAAGTTATTTTTTCATGGGACGAAAATCAAAGTAGTTGGACACCATTTTTGAAAGAGGACTATGGTCTTGATGCATCAAATAATATGGTAGAGAGGATATATTTCTATTGGGATTCAAATGAAGATACCTGGAAAAAAAATAGTAAAGATGAGCGTGAATATAATAACGCAGTGACTTATAGCGGATTAATTATACCAATGATTGGTATTTATTCATCTAATAACGCTTACGATGCTCCTGAAGAAATGTTTAATCATCAGCTTGTTTCGAGAAGTAATTATGGCTGGAACAGTACGGATGATGCATGGGAAGCAACCACCTTAGAACATTTCTATTATACGGAACAGTCTGTAAATATTGCCAATACTGCCAATAAAGCGTTCAGCGTTTATCCAAACCCGGTTTCAGGTAACCTTTATATTGAATCTGATACAGATATATCTGAGATTAGAGTTATAGATGCAACCGGTAGATATGTAAGGTCAGAATCTGCCCCGGGTAATAAAGAGGCATTAAATCTCAGTGGTTTAAAAGAAGGTGTGTATATTGTCAGGTTACTGCTGAGTAATGGCGAAACTGAGACCAGACGAATTATAAAAGACTAACATAGACAAGCTGGTCATCGGGTGAATTGCTTTAAACGATTCACCCGATGGCTTTTTTTATCATTTGCATAAGAGTGATTTTTTTACTGGACAATATGATTACTTTAACACTGAGCCATTCTCTATTTTAACTCAGTTAATAACCCTTGGTGCTTTTTGCTCCAGTAGCATCAAATCTGCAAGCACAATAGCCGTGGCTGCTTCGAGTACGGGAGGTACCCGGAGTGCAATGCAGCGGTCATGCCTGCCCTCAATCTTCAGGGCTTCGACCTCTCCTTTTTGCAGATTCATGGTGTTTTGGGCTGTTGACACACTGCTGGTGGGTTTTACAGCCACCCGAAACTCCAGTTCATTACCATTGCTTATGCCGCCGTTGATCCCGCCTGCATGGTTGGTTTCTGTTTTACCTTTGGCATCGATGATATTATCATTATGCGCTGCACCGGTCATCTGTGCCGCCCGGAAACCAGAGCCAAATTCAATTCCTTTAATGGCCGGTATGGCAAACACAATGTGACTCAACAGTGATTCAACCGAGTCGAAGAAAGGTTCACCCAGACCTACGGGTAAATTGTTGACTTTGCATTCCACAATGCCACCGATAGACTGGTTTGCTTCAATGGCCTTGTTGATGGCCGACTCTATATCGCTCTCGCCACCTGCCTTGATGAGCCGGGCTTCAATATTCAGGTTTTCGCATACTTTTTTAGCAACCACACCTGCTGCAGTCAGGGGCAGGGTGAGGCGGCCTGAGAAATGCCCGCCACCGCGATAGTCAGCATATCCGCCAAATTTATGTTGGGCTACAAAATCAGCATGCCCCGGGCGGGGAGTTTTTTTTAGGTTGCTGTAATCTTTTGATCGTACGTTTTCATTGCGAAACAAAATAGTCAGGGGAGCTCCGGTTGTTTTGTTTTCAAATATCCCGGTAAGTAGTTCCGGCTGATCGCTTTCCTTTCGGGGAGTGGTGCCTTTTGCTCCGCTTTTACGGCGCGCCAGGTCGGCTTCAAAATCGGTTTTGCTCAATGGTATGCCGGCCGGGCAACCGTCAATGTTAATTCCCACGGCTCCTCCATGCGATTCGCCAAATATATGAATACGAAATAGTCGTCCGAATGTGTTCATGGATTCAGTTTTAAACTTCTAAATTACAAATTATTTTACGGCTTTTATGATCTGCTCATTCTTGTTCTTTGCTAAGGTGTGTTTTTCATTCATTACACGGGTTTGCTTGTTGATTGACTCCTGGTGGATGGCTTTGAACATTTTCATAATAAAGCCTGAGCTGAGCTCCCTTTTTTCTCCTTTTTTGATGTTGGTGCCCAAAATGTCTTCCCAACGTGATTGTTGTAAAATAGTCATGTTATTTTGTTTTTTATAATGCCCAATTTCCGTGGCCAGTGTCATTCTTTTCTGAATGATATCCAATAATTCGTTGTCAAGCTTATCAATCCGGAACCGTAAATCTTCCAGTGTGTTGAGCGAAACTCCTTCAGGATTCATTTTACGAATGATGAGGCTCTCAAGCATAATGTCGAGACTTTCGGGTGTGATTTGCTGCTTTGCATCGCTCCAGGCATTATCCGGATTGCAGTGCGATTCAATCATGAGGCCGTCAAAGTCCAGGTCCATGGCTTTTTGGGAGATACTTTGCAACAATTCGCGCCTTCCGGCAATGTGACTGGGGTCACAGAATATTGGTACCTGAGGTAATTGACTTCTCAGTTCAATGGGGATTTGCCAGTGGGGAACATTGCGATAAATACTGCGATCGTAGCTTGAGAAACCCCGGTGTATGGCCCCGATACGGGTTATACCTGCTTTGTTGATGCGCTCAATAGCTCCTACCCAAAGGTCAGCATCCGGGTTTACCGGGTTTTTTACCAGCACCGGCACATCGGCGCCATTCAGTGCATCGGCTATTTCCTGCATGGCAAACGGATTGGCCGATGTGCGAGCTCCTATCCAGAGTATATCAATTCCAGCTTCCAGGGCTTCTTTTACATGCATGGCATTTGCCACCTCAATTGCGATATGCATTCCGGTCTCTTTTTTAACACGTTTTAACCATGGTAACCCGATACTGCCCACACCCTCAAAAGAACCGGGCCGGGTGCGTGGTTTCCATATGCCTGCCCTGAAAACTGTTATTCCGTTTTTACTTAACGAACGGGCGGTTGTCATTACCTGTTCTTCTGTTTCGGCACTGCAGGGGCCCGAAATGATGATAGGTTTTTTAGTATCTGCCAGGTTCCACTGGTTTATGGGAAGTAAATTAAGTTGCTTTTCCATAATTATCTATTTAGTACACGTTTAATTTTATTCGATTGATTAATTAACTCAGTAATGTTTGTGCTATCCTGATCTGTAATGGCTTTTTTGAATGTCTGCAAGTGTTCAATATAGGTGTCGAGTACAGTTGCTACATTTTCTGAATTTTCCATGAAAATGGGAGCCCACATGCTTGCCGGACTTTTGGCCAGACGCACTGTGGAATCAAAGCCACCACTTGCTAAATCGAGAATGTTTTTTTCGTTTTTTTCTTTCTCCAGTACAGTAAGTGCCAGGGCCATAGAACTGATGTGAGAGATATGCGATATGTATGCTGCGTGTACGTCATGGTTGTATGCATTCATATAAATAATGCGCATGTTTAAGCATTCGTACATCGTTTTAATTGTTTGCAAAGCTTTATCGCTGCTGTCTTCTGCATCAGTTATGATGGTTGCCCTTCCATCAAACAAACCAGAAAATGCGGCACGTGGACCACTGTGCTCAGTGCCTGCCATTGGATGGGTACTCACAAAGTTTTCTCGTTTTTTGTGATAGTAAACCCTTTCATTGAGTTTGCCTTTGGTCGAACATACATCAGCTACAATTTGCTCATCTATCTGGTCAAGTACTTTGGGAAGTATTTTTAGTGAAACATCAACAGGCGTAGCCAGTAAAATAAGGTCTGCCTGCGCTATCCCTTCCTGCATTTCCATAATTTTATCCACTATTCCCAGTTGCAAGGCGGCTTCGGCATGTATCGCATTGCTGTCAATACCAATAATAGTCTGTGCAAATCCGCGCGATTTGAGGTCTATAGCCATGGAGCTGCCAATAAGCCCCAGTCCGATAACTGTAACTATCATATAGCGATCTTTTGTAGGTTTTTAATTCGATATAGCATGCGCACAAATTCTTCATCAGGAGCAGCAAGCGAGAATCTTACATATTCGTTTCCATTGGAGCCGAAAATGCCTCCCGGAGCAACGAAAATCCCCAGTTCATAGAGCAAATGATCGACAAATGCATAGCCATCTGGAAAAACATCAGGAGCTTTAGCCCAAACAAACATGCCGCTTGTATTTTTAGAATAAGTACAGTTTAAGTGGTCAAGTGCTTCGAAAACCAGTTTGCGGCGCTTGCTGTAAACCTCGTTTGTGTTGTTGTACCAGGTTCCATTCAGTTTAAGCGCTTCATTCGCAGCATCTTGAATTGGTAAGTACATGCCCGAGTCGTAATTACTTTTTACTTTTAATAAATGCTTAATCAACTGTGGATGCCCTGCCACCATACCTACCCGGAAACCCTGCATCCGATGTGATTTACTTAATGAGTTGAGTTCAAAACAGAATTCTTTACTGCCAGGGACAGATAGAATACTTAGCGGGTCATCATTTAATATTAGACTGTAAGGGTTATCATGTGCAATAAGCACTTTGTGCTGTTTCCCAAATTTTATAAGTTTTTTGAAGAGTTCATCGCTCGCTTTAGCTCCTGTAGGCATGTGCGGGTAATTTACCCACATTATTTTGGGTTTTTTACGGGCAAGATGCTCCAATTCAGAAAAGTCCGGGTACCATCCATTGCCGGCTTTCAGGTTGTAGTGTAATACATTTGCTCCGAGTAATTTTGCAACTGCGGTGTAAGCTGGGTAACCCGGGTTGGGCACCAATGCGGTATCACCTGCATTTACAAAAGCCAGCATAGAGAGCATGATGCCTTCCTTAGAACCGGCAAGTGGTAGAATTTCATTTTCTGAATCTAGTTCAATATTGTATATGCGCTGATACCAATCTGAAAATGCATTTCTAAGCATTTCGGTCCCTCTGTATGGTTGGTAATAATGGCTCTGTGGTTGTTCTGAGCTTTTTCTTAAAGTGTTTAGCACTTGCTCATGCACTGCCATATCGGGGTTCCCAATTCCTAGATTAATGATAGAGTGGCCCGTAGACGTTAACTGTTTTATCTCTTCCAGTTTCCCTGAGAAATAGTAAGTCTCGACCTTTCTAATTCGTTCTGCCGGTTCAATGTTCATAATTTTTCGATTTTATTCGATAAAAAAAAGGCGTCCTCATATTTGGGACGCCTTCTGAATTGTATACAAAATTTTGTACAACCACACAGCTATCCCGTTTGGTTACCGTAATAGTACCAATAATAATATGCTACATGGTTGTTAATATCTTTGCTCATCTGCTTAAAATAAAAAACCCCGCTTGTGGCGGGGTGATAATTTTATTAAAATTTACACATATCGGTCCCGCCTTATTTCGTGTTGAAATAATAAAATGACCAATAATATGTGTGTATGCTTTGCATAATCTTAAGTTTCAAAACTAAATATTTATTTTGATAAAACAAATAAAAAATGTCCCTTTAATCTAATTAGGTAATTATCACATCTTTTTACACCTTTGTGTTAAATAATTGTGATATGGAAATAAATATATTGGAATGGATTGGTTATTTGGCGTCGATACTTGTGGCCATATCATTAATGCTTACATCAATTGTAAGGTTAAGGATTGTTAATCTCATAGGTTCAGGGACATTTGCAGTTTATGGTTTTTTGATTGGCTCATTGCCTGTAGGATTTATGAATCTATTTATTGTTTTTGTCAATATTTATTACCTCTATTTACTGCTTAATAGAAAAGAGTATTTTGAAACACTTGAGGTTAGCCCTGAAAATAAATACCTGGCAAGATATCTCAAGTTTCACGAAAACGAAATCGAGCGTTATTTTCCGGGATTTATATTTGATTCACAAAAACATTCTTTTTGCTTCTTTATTTTGCGTGATGCTCAGGTTGCCGGACTTTTCATTGCATATCCCGAAAATGACCATACCCTACATGTGGTATTGGACTATGTAGGGCCGCGTTATCGCGACCTGAAAAACGGGTATTACATTTATAATAAATTTGTAAACTTCTTTAAAGAGCAGAATTTTAATAATATTATTGCAGAGGCCAGGAGCAAACATCATTATAAATATTTGCAAAGATTAAATTTCAAACCGCTTCCTGATCAGGGAGAACAAGAATTATTGTTTGAGAAAGGAATATGACGGTAGGTGCTTATTATTTAGTGGCTTTTAAGGCAGGGATTTACCGCTAAGGACCGTGAAGCCTGCTTTCAGAAAACTTTTTTTGAACAATATAATTGAACAAATCGTTTTCATACTGTATGAAACACATTTCAGAGATCATAACATACGAGTATTGTCCATTATGACAGGCATGTGCTACTATCACTTAATCTTGTTTGTCATCATTAAAATGTTATTTATTAACTAAATAATTTACTTATGGAACTCGAAGATCCCGAGTCGAAACCTATACTTTTATTTAAGTATGGCGGTAACGCCATGAGCGATGACCGCCTGAAAAAAGAAATTTTAAAAAGCATTGGCGCTCTTCATGCACAGGGCTTTAATGTTGTAATTGTGCATGGAGGCGGCCCTTTTATTAAAAAAGCACTTAACGAAGCTAAAATTGAATCAGAATTTATCGACGGACAGCGCAAAACCACAGCTGAAGCCTTTGAATACGTAGAAATGACCCTCAAAGGCAAAGTAAACAGTAATTTAGTCAGTCTGTTGAATGGCCTGGGGCATAAGGCCGTCGGTCTCTCAGGGCAGGATGGCCAAATTGTGATTGCATCCAAACGACAACATGAGACCCTAATCGATGGTGAAAGGAAAGCCGTTGATCTTGGTCAGGTTGGAGATGTAGCCAGGGTAAATCCCGGGTTAATTCATTTACTGCTGGAAAATAATTTTATCCCGGTTATATCCTGCACGGCAGCTGATGAGACAGGAGTAGGTTATAATGTTAACGGAGATATGTTTGCCGGCCATTTAGCCGGAGCCCTTAAAGCTGATGAGTACGTTGTGCTTACTGATGTAGATGGCCTTATGAAAGATAAAGATGACCCATCTACACTTATTAATACTATTCAGCTGAATGATCTCAAAATGCTTGTTGATGATGGTACCATTCAGGGAGGCATGATTCCAAAAATCGAATCGTGTGAAATTGCTTTGAATAAAGGCACCAAATCAGCGCGCATTATTAATGGCACCAAACCCGGACAATTACAAAAAATTGCCGGAGATTCTACAATTGGTACGAATATTAAAAAATAAGTTTAATCATGACAACTAAAACGAATCAATTCTATCACGAACTTGATCAACAACACTATTTACAAACTTTTAAGCGATATCCGGTTACCCTCGAAAGGGGACAGGGCGCTCGCGTGTGGGATGTGGAAGATAATGAGTATATCGACGCTTTAGGAGGAATTGCAGTAAACAGCCTTGGTCATAACCATCCCGCTCTTGTAAAGGCAATTCAGGAGCAGGCTTCCAAATTAATTCATATCTCTAATTTTTATTTGAGCGAGCCTCAAGTAAAATTATCTGAGAAACTAACCACACTTTCTGGGCTCGACCGTGTATTTTTTTCTAACAGCGGGGCGGAGTCAGTTGAAGGTGCCATAAAAATTGCCAGGAAATATGCCCACAGCAAGGGTAAAGGAGGAGAAATTATTTCATTTGAAGGCTCTTTTCATGGCCGGACATTGGCTACAATTGCTACAGGAAAGGCACAAATGCAAAAAGGCTTTGAACCTATTCCTGCAGGATTTCATCAAATACCTGCTGGAGATATGAAAAAGCTCAGGGAGACTGCTTCAAATCTTACAGCCGCTATAATTATTGAACCTATCCAGGGCGAGGGTGGTATAAATGTAGCAGATGTTGATTTTATGCATGACTTGCGGGAGTTTTG is a window of Salinivirga cyanobacteriivorans DNA encoding:
- a CDS encoding aspartate aminotransferase family protein; its protein translation is MTTKTNQFYHELDQQHYLQTFKRYPVTLERGQGARVWDVEDNEYIDALGGIAVNSLGHNHPALVKAIQEQASKLIHISNFYLSEPQVKLSEKLTTLSGLDRVFFSNSGAESVEGAIKIARKYAHSKGKGGEIISFEGSFHGRTLATIATGKAQMQKGFEPIPAGFHQIPAGDMKKLRETASNLTAAIIIEPIQGEGGINVADVDFMHDLREFCNEHDIVLIFDEIQCGIARTGKMLAWEHYGVKPDIITLAKGLGGGVPIGAILSNQRVSDAIDFGDHGTTFGGNPLSTAAALATLETIEQDNLVQEAHEKGAWLVERIQALNEISIKEIRGKGLMIGIEFNFETKPLVAKMLEHGVLANATAGNVLRLVPPLVITYDEMKKVVEVIKQSLKEINHD